From Candidatus Thiodictyon syntrophicum, a single genomic window includes:
- a CDS encoding thioredoxin family protein, which produces MPHTDQPVRKPRPLVPVMLALLGALVTWGLAWGAPQAPQVGQPAPPFAIADTAGKTWNLADLKGKTVILEWTNDGCPYVRKHYGGGNMQALQREATAAGKVWLTVISSAPGNQGHVTAAAADQLTAERKAAPSAVLLDPTGTMGRTYGAKTTPHLFVIDPAGTLVYMGAIDDRPSSDPADIPGARNYVRAALTDLDAGRPLANAVTRPYGCSVKY; this is translated from the coding sequence ATGCCCCACACTGACCAACCCGTACGCAAGCCCCGCCCCCTGGTGCCGGTGATGCTCGCCCTGCTCGGGGCACTCGTAACCTGGGGGCTCGCCTGGGGTGCCCCCCAGGCACCCCAGGTCGGGCAGCCGGCGCCGCCCTTTGCCATCGCGGACACGGCCGGCAAGACCTGGAACCTGGCCGATCTGAAGGGCAAGACGGTCATCCTGGAATGGACCAACGACGGCTGTCCTTACGTGCGCAAGCACTATGGGGGCGGCAACATGCAGGCGCTCCAGCGCGAGGCGACCGCGGCCGGCAAGGTGTGGCTCACGGTGATCTCCTCGGCCCCGGGCAACCAGGGCCATGTGACGGCGGCCGCGGCGGACCAGTTGACGGCCGAGCGCAAGGCGGCACCGAGCGCCGTGCTCCTCGACCCCACGGGGACCATGGGCCGGACCTACGGGGCCAAGACCACCCCGCATCTCTTTGTCATCGACCCGGCCGGCACCCTGGTCTACATGGGCGCCATCGACGACCGCCCGAGTTCCGATCCGGCCGACATCCCCGGCGCCCGCAACTACGTCCGGGCGGCGCTCACGGACCTTGACGCCGGCCGGCCCCTGGCCAATGCGGTGACCCGGCCTTATGGGTGCTCGGTCAAGTATTGA
- a CDS encoding PIN domain-containing protein, translating to MRVVLDTKGLVSALLVESSPPAHLITHWKQGRFTLLTAAPQIDELMRITS from the coding sequence ATGCGCGTCGTGCTGGATACCAAGGGCCTGGTCAGCGCCTTGTTGGTTGAATCCTCGCCCCCGGCCCACCTCATCACCCATTGGAAGCAGGGACGATTCACGCTGTTGACGGCGGCCCCGCAGATTGACGAACTGATGCGGATTACCTCGTGA
- a CDS encoding ATP-binding protein codes for MTVPEPETRPTLPLTVFLVTAALLLLVALAVFHGLRAERQASVEAALQAVAELKIGQLHTWLGERTVDVALFGSDSQLASDFDRWLSQHGQDDAALAEIQARLAAMKRNVGYDTIALFDAAGNERIRSEGIASQAEFGPQASAAMRQDQPQLVDFHRQPGQPIRIGMVGPIKRIAAQGTEIVGAVYLGAPAQRQVFPLLLHWPLPSQTGETVLARPEGESILNIVTRKAPPMTIRVPIEQPGLLSARALLGESGIQRGSRDYAGDPVLGYAARVPGTPWVLVAKQDTREVDAPLRQWALWVVLVTLLLLGGTGGVNWFWWRAKSSHWRTRILQQELDQALATQQATAALFASEEVNRVTFEQAAIGIAHVGVDGRWLRVNHKLCEILGYPIAELPRIALQDIEHPDDLESDTAAMHKLLAGERPVDSVERRYVRKDRSLVWINRTISLVRGTDGEALHFIFLVEDIAVRKQLEAERSAYRIRLEADVACRTQELETANADLESFSYSVSHDLRAPLRAIDGFSAILREDYAPQLDAEGLRLFGVVSDNARKMAQLIDDILALSRAGRMDLELAQLDMNGLVDAVWAGLAQQRAGRPVEFHRADLPSVCADRRALEQIWQNLLDNALKFSCHRDPARIEVSAERQNDLIWFEVKDNGAGFNADYRGKLFGLFQRLHGMDEFAGTGVGLAIVKRFVQKHGGQVAAEGAVNVGARFRFGLPVRPDQALSGKE; via the coding sequence ATGACCGTCCCCGAGCCCGAGACCCGACCGACCCTGCCGCTGACCGTTTTTCTGGTCACCGCGGCCTTGTTGCTGCTGGTCGCACTGGCCGTCTTCCATGGCCTGCGCGCCGAGCGCCAGGCCAGCGTCGAGGCCGCCTTGCAGGCGGTGGCCGAGCTGAAGATCGGCCAGCTCCATACCTGGTTGGGTGAGCGCACCGTGGACGTCGCCTTGTTCGGGTCGGACTCGCAATTGGCGAGCGATTTCGATCGCTGGTTGAGCCAGCACGGACAGGATGATGCGGCACTGGCGGAGATTCAGGCGCGTCTCGCCGCAATGAAACGCAATGTGGGCTATGACACGATTGCGCTCTTCGATGCCGCGGGCAATGAACGCATTCGTAGCGAAGGGATTGCCTCCCAGGCGGAATTCGGGCCGCAGGCCAGCGCGGCAATGCGGCAGGACCAACCCCAACTGGTTGACTTTCACCGGCAGCCGGGTCAACCGATCCGCATCGGCATGGTCGGACCCATCAAACGCATCGCGGCACAGGGCACCGAAATCGTCGGCGCCGTCTATCTGGGCGCGCCCGCACAGCGGCAAGTCTTCCCGTTGCTGTTGCACTGGCCGCTGCCCTCCCAGACCGGCGAGACCGTGTTGGCCAGACCCGAGGGCGAGAGCATCCTGAACATCGTCACGCGCAAGGCGCCGCCGATGACCATCCGGGTCCCGATCGAGCAGCCGGGACTGCTCTCGGCCCGCGCTCTGCTTGGCGAGTCCGGCATCCAGCGCGGCTCCCGCGACTATGCCGGCGACCCGGTACTCGGCTACGCCGCCCGGGTCCCGGGGACACCCTGGGTCCTGGTCGCCAAGCAGGACACACGCGAGGTCGATGCCCCGCTGCGGCAATGGGCGCTGTGGGTGGTGCTGGTCACGTTGTTGCTCTTGGGCGGAACGGGTGGGGTGAACTGGTTCTGGTGGCGCGCCAAGTCGAGTCACTGGCGCACGCGCATCCTCCAACAGGAGTTGGATCAGGCCTTGGCGACCCAGCAGGCCACCGCGGCCCTGTTCGCCAGCGAGGAGGTCAATCGCGTCACCTTCGAGCAGGCCGCCATCGGGATCGCCCATGTCGGCGTCGATGGGCGCTGGCTGCGTGTCAACCACAAGCTGTGCGAGATCCTCGGCTACCCCATCGCGGAATTGCCGCGCATCGCCCTCCAGGACATCGAGCATCCGGACGACCTTGAGTCCGATACCGCGGCGATGCACAAGCTCCTGGCGGGGGAGCGGCCGGTCGATTCGGTGGAGCGGCGCTATGTCCGCAAGGATCGCTCGCTGGTCTGGATCAACCGGACCATCTCGCTGGTGCGGGGCACCGACGGCGAGGCGCTGCATTTCATCTTTCTGGTCGAGGACATCGCGGTGCGCAAGCAGTTGGAGGCGGAACGCAGTGCCTATCGGATTCGCCTTGAAGCCGACGTGGCATGCCGGACCCAGGAGCTGGAAACCGCCAACGCGGACCTGGAGAGTTTCAGCTACTCGGTCTCGCACGACCTGCGCGCGCCGCTGCGCGCCATCGACGGTTTCAGCGCCATCCTGCGCGAAGACTATGCGCCCCAACTGGATGCAGAAGGGCTGCGTCTGTTCGGCGTGGTCAGCGACAACGCCCGCAAGATGGCCCAATTGATCGACGACATCCTGGCCCTGTCCCGTGCCGGGCGGATGGACCTGGAACTGGCGCAGCTGGATATGAATGGCCTGGTCGACGCGGTCTGGGCCGGGCTGGCGCAGCAGCGTGCCGGGCGGCCGGTCGAGTTCCATCGGGCCGACCTGCCGTCGGTCTGTGCCGATCGGCGCGCCTTGGAGCAAATCTGGCAGAATCTGCTCGACAACGCCCTGAAGTTCAGCTGCCACCGCGACCCGGCGCGCATCGAGGTCAGCGCGGAACGCCAGAATGACCTGATCTGGTTTGAGGTCAAGGACAACGGGGCGGGCTTCAATGCGGACTACCGGGGCAAGCTGTTCGGCCTGTTCCAGCGGCTCCACGGTATGGACGAATTCGCCGGCACCGGCGTCGGCCTGGCCATCGTCAAGCGCTTCGTCCAAAAACACGGCGGACAGGTGGCGGCCGAGGGTGCCGTCAATGTCGGGGCCAGGTTCCGCTTTGGGCTTCCGGTCAGACCGGATCAGGCCCTGTCCGGGAAGGAGTGA
- a CDS encoding response regulator — translation MNMTDSVVDILLVEDNPNDAELALRALKKHNLANRVIWVKDGEAALDYLFHRGQYAGPNGLPRVVLLDLRLPKVDGIEVLTQIRANPQTHDLPVVVLTSSKEERDLVSTYKLGVNSFVAKPVAFDEFARVVADLGMYWVLINRVPPDIRLPS, via the coding sequence ATGAACATGACCGATTCGGTGGTCGATATCCTGCTGGTGGAGGACAACCCCAACGATGCTGAGCTGGCGCTGCGTGCACTGAAGAAACACAACCTGGCCAACCGGGTCATCTGGGTCAAGGACGGCGAGGCCGCACTGGATTATCTGTTCCATCGCGGCCAATACGCGGGGCCGAATGGCCTGCCACGCGTGGTTCTGCTCGATCTGCGCCTGCCCAAGGTCGACGGCATCGAGGTGCTGACGCAGATCCGCGCCAACCCGCAGACCCACGATCTGCCGGTGGTCGTGCTCACCTCGTCGAAGGAGGAGCGCGACCTGGTCTCCACCTACAAGCTCGGGGTGAACAGCTTCGTCGCGAAGCCGGTCGCGTTCGACGAGTTCGCCCGGGTGGTGGCCGATCTCGGTATGTACTGGGTGCTGATCAATCGCGTGCCGCCCGATATCCGATTGCCGTCGTGA
- a CDS encoding hybrid sensor histidine kinase/response regulator codes for MNGPLRVLLLEDNPADAELNERSLRKAGIDFESRRVEHEADFVATLETFRPDLVLADYHLPDFDGGRALALVRARDPELPFIFVSGAMGEDLAVAALHQGASDYLLKDRLSRLPAAVTRALADAEQKANLRNSEQSLRASEECYRMATQSMHDAFILMDDEGRVIEWNPAAERMFGYTREEILGRNLHETLVPQRFRGAYRHAWPRFRQTGEGEAIGRTLELVALRRDGQEFPIELSLSSMDVNGHRQAVGLIRDIGERKRLEADLEGYRQHLEQVVAQRTAELVEARDQAEAATRAKSAFLANMSHEIRTPINAIVGLTYLLRKRLTDPQSIAQLAKVGEASQHLLCIINDILDLSKIEAEQLSLEEIPFVLAEVVDHTLGILGERALAKGLTIERDIDSAVPAAVRGDPLRLGQILLNFIGNAIKFAERGRVQVRIRVAEDQGETLLLRLEVEDQGIGLTADQQARLFEAFAQADDSTTRRFGGTGLGLIICRRLANLMGGGVGVTSIPGQGSTFWSTARLTRVAVPEAAPACAGMGPGAEPPELILARDYRGMRLLLAEDDPVNQEVACEILSGLGLVVDLVATGHEAVERALAREYALVLMDVQMPEMDGLEATRRIRAQPGHAHLPILAMTANAFAEDRQRCLDAGMDDHIGKPVEPEQLYAVLLRWLPRPAAPGLADVTAPAAQSDEVTLRQTLDGIAGIDLEVGLRYARGKLTSYVRFLTLFAQGHADDLVALRRHLAIGALDEAQRLAHALKGAAATLGALAVCLRAQELETALGARAPRADIEARIAALDADLAPLLVTLARFRHAPPPTVPVPCEPDQVREPLA; via the coding sequence GTGAACGGCCCATTGCGCGTCCTGCTGCTGGAAGACAATCCGGCCGATGCTGAGCTCAACGAGCGCAGTCTGCGCAAGGCCGGGATCGACTTCGAGTCGCGACGGGTCGAGCACGAGGCGGACTTCGTCGCGACGCTGGAGACCTTCCGCCCGGACCTGGTCCTGGCGGACTATCACCTGCCGGACTTCGACGGCGGGCGTGCACTGGCCCTGGTCCGGGCGCGGGACCCCGAGCTGCCGTTTATCTTCGTCAGCGGCGCCATGGGTGAGGACCTGGCGGTGGCGGCCCTGCACCAGGGTGCCAGCGACTATCTGCTGAAGGATCGGCTCTCCCGCTTGCCGGCGGCGGTCACGCGGGCCCTGGCGGATGCCGAACAAAAGGCCAATCTGCGTAACTCGGAACAGTCACTGCGCGCGAGTGAAGAGTGCTATCGGATGGCGACGCAGAGCATGCACGACGCCTTTATCCTTATGGACGACGAGGGCCGCGTCATCGAATGGAACCCGGCCGCCGAGCGGATGTTCGGCTACACGCGAGAGGAAATCCTCGGCCGTAACCTACACGAGACCCTGGTACCGCAGCGCTTTCGCGGCGCCTATCGACACGCCTGGCCGCGTTTTCGTCAGACCGGTGAGGGTGAGGCCATCGGCCGCACCCTCGAGTTGGTGGCGCTGCGCCGGGACGGTCAGGAGTTTCCCATCGAGCTGTCGCTGTCCTCCATGGACGTGAACGGCCACCGGCAGGCGGTGGGACTGATCCGCGACATCGGCGAGCGCAAACGGCTGGAGGCGGATCTCGAAGGCTATCGGCAGCACCTCGAACAAGTGGTCGCGCAGCGCACCGCAGAATTGGTGGAGGCCCGCGACCAGGCCGAGGCGGCCACGCGTGCCAAGAGTGCCTTCCTGGCCAATATGAGCCACGAGATCCGCACCCCCATCAACGCCATCGTCGGCCTGACCTATCTGTTGCGCAAGCGGCTCACCGACCCGCAGTCCATCGCACAACTGGCCAAGGTCGGTGAGGCAAGTCAGCACCTCCTGTGCATCATCAACGACATTCTGGACCTGTCCAAGATCGAGGCCGAGCAACTGAGCCTGGAGGAGATCCCGTTCGTCCTGGCTGAGGTGGTCGATCATACACTCGGTATCCTGGGTGAACGGGCGCTCGCCAAGGGCCTGACGATCGAGCGGGACATCGACTCCGCGGTCCCTGCGGCGGTGCGCGGTGACCCCCTGCGCCTGGGACAGATCTTGCTGAACTTCATTGGCAATGCCATCAAGTTCGCCGAGCGGGGTCGGGTCCAGGTGCGTATCCGGGTGGCGGAGGATCAGGGGGAGACCCTGCTGCTGCGTCTGGAGGTGGAGGATCAGGGGATCGGACTGACGGCGGATCAACAGGCGCGGTTGTTCGAGGCGTTCGCCCAGGCCGACGACTCGACCACCCGACGCTTCGGCGGTACGGGTTTGGGGCTGATCATCTGCCGCCGCCTGGCGAATCTGATGGGTGGTGGCGTGGGCGTGACGAGTATCCCGGGCCAGGGCAGCACCTTCTGGTCGACGGCCCGGCTGACCCGGGTCGCGGTGCCGGAGGCCGCGCCGGCGTGCGCCGGGATGGGGCCAGGGGCGGAGCCCCCGGAGTTGATCCTGGCGCGCGATTACCGGGGTATGCGCCTGCTCCTGGCGGAGGACGACCCGGTCAATCAGGAGGTGGCGTGCGAGATCTTGAGCGGCCTGGGTCTGGTCGTGGACTTGGTCGCAACGGGTCACGAGGCGGTCGAGCGCGCCCTGGCGAGGGAGTACGCGCTGGTGCTGATGGACGTGCAAATGCCGGAGATGGACGGGTTGGAGGCGACCCGCCGCATCCGCGCGCAGCCGGGACATGCCCACTTGCCTATTTTGGCCATGACCGCCAATGCCTTTGCAGAGGACCGGCAGCGCTGCCTGGACGCCGGCATGGACGACCACATCGGCAAACCGGTGGAACCCGAACAGCTCTATGCGGTCCTGTTGCGCTGGCTGCCGCGACCTGCCGCGCCGGGACTGGCCGACGTGACCGCACCGGCTGCGCAGTCCGACGAAGTGACTTTACGACAAACCTTAGACGGCATCGCCGGAATCGACCTGGAGGTCGGGTTGCGCTACGCGCGCGGCAAACTGACGAGTTACGTGCGATTCTTGACCCTGTTCGCGCAGGGCCACGCCGACGACCTGGTTGCACTGCGTCGGCACCTGGCGATCGGTGCGCTCGACGAGGCGCAGCGGTTGGCGCACGCCCTAAAAGGCGCCGCCGCTACCCTCGGGGCCTTGGCCGTGTGCCTGCGGGCGCAGGAGCTTGAAACGGCCCTCGGTGCACGGGCGCCGCGGGCCGACATCGAGGCGCGCATCGCTGCCTTGGACGCCGATCTCGCCCCCCTGCTGGTAACCCTTGCGCGGTTCAGGCACGCGCCGCCGCCCACGGTGCCCGTACCGTGCGAGCCCGATCAGGTCCGGGAGCCCCTGGCCTGA
- a CDS encoding replication initiation protein, which produces MPSTFWDTLQASWTTDDRRPTMRDLATNTEQLLKPTATIHVGNRLSLIERKVFNAIIWHSQKNRFTRNSNSMSVGLLMSLIGLERSKNMDVIKDALEKLTTNPIIWNTLKKDRTTDWGICTFLAGAELSGGQLRYVLNPLLVEKVKNPTLFAKIQLLVQTQFSSKYSLALYEFLLDEVCRAGSPKTHRVQVPLDTVRYVLQFDGIYKHLNNDVLKPCVLEINKNSDISVGYQGIKKGRAVADLLFMVERTAMQMPLAGLMVLEGAAESTIEDPRPPDLLVATLVEKGVAESKARMLVETYDEERIRENCAHVEREHEAGKVKNLCAYLIRAIEEDYRPKKPQNEAAQACGRERRQQAPDELASEWNRYRERRVRERFLELEPQDQEAHRTAFVERLGDLNPLIHKYYKKEGFKSRMVEAQFFVDLREQLLASPEELSCDAYQEWRRSSEVRSRERL; this is translated from the coding sequence TTGCCGTCGACCTTCTGGGATACCCTTCAGGCAAGCTGGACGACCGACGACCGACGACCGACGATGCGCGATCTCGCTACCAACACCGAGCAACTCCTCAAGCCCACCGCGACCATCCATGTGGGCAACAGGCTCTCGTTGATCGAACGGAAAGTATTCAACGCGATCATCTGGCATTCGCAGAAAAACCGCTTTACGAGAAACTCGAACAGTATGTCGGTGGGACTCTTGATGTCGCTCATCGGCCTCGAGCGAAGTAAGAATATGGATGTCATTAAGGACGCGTTAGAGAAGCTGACCACCAACCCGATCATCTGGAATACGCTCAAGAAGGATCGCACGACTGACTGGGGTATCTGCACCTTTCTTGCCGGGGCCGAGCTGTCCGGGGGTCAACTGCGCTATGTTCTTAATCCACTTCTAGTCGAGAAGGTCAAGAATCCGACATTGTTCGCAAAGATCCAGCTTTTGGTGCAAACACAATTCTCGAGCAAGTACTCGCTTGCGCTGTATGAATTTCTACTGGACGAGGTGTGCCGCGCCGGAAGCCCCAAGACGCACAGGGTGCAGGTACCGCTCGACACCGTGCGGTATGTGCTTCAGTTCGACGGGATCTACAAGCACCTCAATAACGACGTTCTCAAACCCTGTGTGCTCGAAATCAATAAGAACTCTGATATATCGGTAGGCTATCAGGGAATAAAAAAAGGTCGCGCGGTTGCGGATCTGTTGTTTATGGTGGAGCGGACGGCGATGCAGATGCCGCTTGCCGGTCTGATGGTGTTGGAGGGGGCGGCGGAAAGTACGATCGAGGACCCGCGTCCGCCGGATCTTCTCGTGGCGACGCTGGTCGAAAAGGGCGTGGCCGAAAGCAAGGCGCGAATGCTTGTGGAAACCTATGATGAAGAGCGGATACGCGAGAATTGCGCACACGTCGAACGGGAGCACGAGGCGGGCAAGGTCAAGAACCTTTGCGCCTATCTAATCCGGGCGATCGAGGAGGATTACCGTCCCAAGAAACCTCAAAATGAGGCGGCGCAGGCTTGCGGCCGCGAACGACGGCAGCAGGCACCCGATGAGCTGGCCAGCGAGTGGAACCGGTACCGGGAGCGGCGGGTGCGTGAGCGTTTCCTTGAATTAGAACCGCAAGATCAGGAAGCACATCGCACCGCGTTCGTCGAGCGACTAGGGGACCTCAATCCCCTCATCCACAAATATTACAAAAAAGAAGGGTTCAAGAGCCGTATGGTAGAAGCACAGTTCT